A genomic segment from Spinacia oleracea cultivar Varoflay chromosome 3, BTI_SOV_V1, whole genome shotgun sequence encodes:
- the LOC130469620 gene encoding uncharacterized protein, which yields MTTGEMTIAEMKAAYEKAQAELAQERASNETLQKELESVKSNKHQSRYKGGKPKKLTFEMPDDFEDVTDDEEETREEEDKEAPNPVTQRLNKMDARMTKHYSRLMKLMTRFPGAPTPVETEPTDGYAASPFCEAIARVTVPHTLRLPTWTTLYDGTSDPYRHVNFYKQRMWQIGIPHDLVEPVMCKSFGGTLDGAALEWLTNVPPRSISCLSDLINAFYQQFASSRQLEKQTSDLYRTAIEAFKRGLIPNSELYREITKYPCATFEEVRSRATAQMRIEDDEVIRTASQRSTGGSSDRRSYTPRNNNWRHQPYVRQNQVQSVNQYYDTNNVYRNERVEHPNISDYGFNVDIGGVVNALQNVGGTVRWPRKNDRPDSMKDMSKWCDFHRDNGHTTEECISLRKEVAYLLKRGHLKELLSDKGKETF from the exons ATGACTACTGGAGAGATGACGATCGCAGAGATGAAGGCGGCTTACGAGAAAGCCCAAGCCGAACTAGCCCAAGAGAGGGCATCCAATGAAACCCTCCAGAAAGAGCTCGAATCTGTAAAGAGCAACAAGCACCAGTCCCGCTACAAAGGTGGGAAGCCAAAAAAGCTAACGTTCGAGATGCCCGATGACTTTGAAGACGTGACCGACGATGAGGAGGAAACCCGTGAGGAAGAAGACAAAGAAGCTCCCAATCCGGTGACCCAACGCCTGAACAAGATGGATGCACGCATGACAAAGCACTATTCCCGCCTGATGAAGTTGATGACCAGGTTCCCCGGGGCACCTACACCAGTGGAGACCGAGCCGACCGACGGATATGCCGCGTCGCCGTTCTGCGAAGCGATCGCTAGAGTGACGGTTCCGCACACACTCCGGCTCCCAACCTGGACCACCCTGTACGACGGGACATCCGACCCCTATAGGCACGTCAACTTCTACAAGCAGCGCATGTGGCAGATCGGGATTCCGCACGACCTAGTGGAACCTGTTATGTGCAAATCATTCGGCGGCACCCTTGATGGAGCAGCTTTGGAATGGCTCACGAACGTCCCTCCCAGATCCATCTCCTGTCTGTCCGACCTCATCAACGCCTTCTATCAACAATTCGCCAGCAGTCGCCAGTTAGAAAAACAAACCAGTGATCTCTATCG GACTGCTATTGAGGCGTTCAAGAGAGGCCTCATCCCCAATTCGGAGCTATACCGGGAaataaccaaatacccctgtgCAACTTTCGAAGAGGTGCGATCAAGGGCCACCGCCCAGATGCGAATCGAAGACGACGAGGTTATCCGAACAGCATCTCAACGATCGACGGGGGGCAGCAGCGACAGAAGATCGTACACCCCAAGGAACAACAATTGGCGACACCAACCGTATGTTCGGCAAAACCAGGTACAAAGTGTCAATCAGTATTATGATACTAACAATGTTTACAGGAACGAGCGGGTCGAACACCCCAACATCTCCGACTACGGCTTCAACGTTGACATTGGAGGTGTGGTGAACGCCCTTCAAAATGTAGGTGGAACAGTCAGATGGCCCCGGAAGAACGACAGACCGGACTCCATGAAGGACATGAGCAAATGGTGCGACTTCCACCGCGACAACGGACACACAACCGAGGAGTGCATCTCCCTCCGAAAGGAAGTCGCATACCTCCTGAAACGGGGGCATCTAAAGGAACTGTTGAGCGACAAGGGAAAAGAAacattttga